From the genome of Streptomyces sp. NBC_01341, one region includes:
- a CDS encoding carboxymuconolactone decarboxylase family protein: MTTNTQPLAASEYAPEHPARLQWAELAPEVYKAMVRLDAASRKGVEPKLLELVKIRASQLNHCAFCLDMHSKDALAAGESVERVVQLSAWQESSHFYTEKELAAIELTEAVTVLTDGFVPDEVYAKAAKQFEEAELAQLIAAITVINAWNRFGVTCRLTPGHYTPGSH; the protein is encoded by the coding sequence ATGACGACGAACACACAGCCGCTCGCGGCCTCCGAGTACGCCCCTGAGCACCCTGCCCGCCTGCAGTGGGCCGAGCTCGCCCCCGAGGTCTACAAGGCCATGGTCCGGCTGGACGCCGCGTCCCGTAAGGGAGTCGAGCCCAAGCTGCTGGAGCTGGTCAAGATCCGCGCCTCGCAGCTCAACCACTGCGCGTTCTGCCTGGACATGCACAGCAAGGACGCCCTCGCCGCCGGAGAGTCCGTCGAGCGCGTCGTCCAGCTCAGCGCATGGCAGGAGTCCTCACACTTCTACACGGAGAAGGAGCTGGCGGCGATCGAGCTGACGGAGGCGGTGACGGTCCTGACCGACGGATTCGTCCCGGACGAGGTGTACGCGAAGGCGGCCAAGCAGTTCGAGGAGGCCGAGCTCGCCCAGCTGATCGCGGCCATCACGGTGATCAACGCCTGGAACCGCTTCGGCGTGACCTGCCGGCTGACCCCCGGGCACTACACCCCCGGCAGTCACTGA
- a CDS encoding bifunctional methylenetetrahydrofolate dehydrogenase/methenyltetrahydrofolate cyclohydrolase, whose amino-acid sequence MTAQILDGKATAAAIKSDLTVRVAALKAQGITPGLGTLLVGDDPGSRWYVNGKHRDCAEVGMGSIQRELPDTATQEEIEAVVRELNDNPECTGYIVQLPLPKGIDTNRILELMDPAKDADGLHPMSLGKLVLNETGPLPCTPQGVVTLLRRHGVEINGAHVVVVGRGVTIGRPLPLLLTRKSENATVTQCHTGTRDLSAHLKQADIIVAAAGVPHLIKPEDVKPGAAVLDVGVSRDENGKIVGDVHPGVAEVAAWVAPNPGGVGPMTRAQLLVNVVEAAERAAAEASAESAG is encoded by the coding sequence ATGACTGCCCAGATTCTCGATGGCAAGGCCACCGCAGCTGCGATCAAGTCCGATCTGACCGTCCGCGTGGCGGCCCTCAAGGCGCAGGGCATCACACCCGGCCTGGGAACCCTGCTCGTCGGCGACGACCCGGGCAGCCGGTGGTACGTGAACGGCAAGCACCGCGACTGTGCCGAGGTCGGCATGGGATCCATCCAGCGCGAACTTCCCGACACGGCCACGCAGGAGGAGATCGAGGCCGTCGTACGGGAGCTCAACGACAATCCCGAGTGCACCGGTTACATCGTGCAGCTCCCCCTTCCCAAGGGCATCGACACCAACCGCATCCTCGAACTGATGGACCCGGCCAAGGACGCCGACGGGCTGCACCCGATGAGCCTGGGCAAGCTCGTCCTGAACGAGACCGGCCCGCTGCCCTGCACCCCGCAGGGTGTCGTCACCCTCCTCCGGCGCCACGGTGTGGAGATCAACGGCGCCCACGTGGTCGTCGTCGGGCGCGGCGTCACCATCGGCCGTCCCCTTCCGCTGCTGCTGACGCGCAAGTCCGAGAACGCCACCGTCACCCAGTGCCACACCGGCACGCGTGACCTCTCGGCGCACCTCAAGCAGGCCGACATCATCGTCGCGGCCGCCGGTGTGCCCCACCTGATCAAGCCCGAGGACGTGAAGCCGGGCGCGGCCGTGCTCGACGTCGGCGTGAGCCGCGACGAGAACGGCAAGATCGTCGGAGACGTCCACCCCGGTGTGGCCGAAGTGGCGGCCTGGGTCGCCCCGAACCCCGGCGGCGTGGGCCCCATGACCCGCGCCCAGCTGCTCGTCAACGTGGTCGAGGCGGCCGAACGCGCCGCCGCCGAGGCCTCCGCCGAATCCGCCGGCTGA
- the pdxR gene encoding MocR-like pyridoxine biosynthesis transcription factor PdxR yields MTDSWAAFGADLHIEPLGPGLRSGLTNALREAVRTGRLAPGTRLPSSRTLARDLGIARNTVADAYADLVAEGRLTARQGSGTRVAQRADAAGPKAPRTPSRQVRRRPVHNLMPGSPDVSTFPRAAWLKASKRALTVAPDEAFGYGDPQGRVELRTALADYLARARGVYADPERIVICSGFVHGLALMGKVLRHRGVREAAVESSGLDIHRNLLTAAGLATPCLPVDELGARTGDLGGMRRVGAALLTPAHQFPTGVPLHPDRRAAAVDWARSSGGLILEDDYDGEFRYDRQPVGALQGLDPERVVYMGTAGKSLAPGLRLAWMVLPEGLVREVCDAKGGPEWMTGALDQLTLAEFIASGSYDRHVRAMRLRYRRRRDQLVETLAERAPGFRVSGIAAGLHAVIELPAGAEHSVVQAATWQGLALERLSRFGHPDAEARRDGLVIGYGTPSDSGWAGALDALCRVLP; encoded by the coding sequence ATGACGGATTCCTGGGCCGCTTTCGGTGCCGACCTGCACATCGAACCGCTCGGCCCGGGGCTGCGCAGCGGGCTGACGAACGCGCTGCGAGAGGCCGTCCGTACCGGCCGGCTGGCGCCCGGCACCCGGTTGCCCTCCTCGCGGACACTCGCCCGCGACCTGGGGATCGCCCGCAACACCGTCGCCGACGCCTACGCCGACCTGGTCGCGGAGGGCCGGCTCACCGCGCGGCAGGGCTCGGGGACGAGAGTCGCGCAGCGGGCCGACGCGGCCGGGCCGAAAGCGCCCCGTACCCCGTCCCGGCAGGTACGGCGGCGGCCCGTCCACAACCTGATGCCGGGATCGCCGGACGTCTCGACCTTCCCGCGCGCCGCATGGCTCAAGGCCTCGAAGCGAGCACTCACCGTCGCACCCGACGAGGCTTTCGGATACGGCGACCCGCAGGGCCGCGTCGAGCTGAGGACGGCCCTGGCCGACTATCTGGCACGGGCACGCGGGGTCTACGCCGATCCCGAACGCATCGTCATCTGCTCCGGATTCGTCCACGGACTCGCCCTGATGGGGAAAGTGCTGCGGCACCGCGGCGTGCGGGAGGCGGCCGTCGAGTCGAGCGGGCTCGACATCCACCGGAACCTGCTGACCGCAGCGGGCCTGGCCACGCCGTGCCTTCCGGTGGACGAACTGGGGGCCAGGACCGGCGATCTGGGCGGGATGCGCCGCGTGGGAGCGGCCCTGCTGACCCCGGCCCACCAGTTCCCCACCGGCGTCCCCCTGCATCCCGACCGGCGGGCGGCAGCGGTCGACTGGGCACGCTCCTCGGGCGGTCTGATCCTGGAGGACGACTACGACGGCGAGTTCCGCTACGACCGGCAGCCGGTGGGCGCACTCCAGGGGCTCGACCCGGAACGGGTCGTCTACATGGGCACGGCCGGCAAGTCCCTGGCTCCGGGCCTGAGACTCGCCTGGATGGTGCTTCCGGAGGGGCTCGTCCGGGAGGTGTGCGACGCCAAGGGAGGCCCCGAGTGGATGACCGGGGCGCTGGACCAGCTGACCCTCGCGGAGTTCATCGCGTCCGGTTCGTACGACCGGCACGTGCGTGCCATGCGCCTGCGCTACAGGCGTCGGCGGGACCAGCTCGTCGAGACCCTGGCCGAGCGGGCCCCGGGCTTCCGGGTGAGCGGCATCGCGGCCGGGCTGCACGCAGTGATCGAACTCCCCGCGGGGGCCGAGCACTCGGTGGTTCAGGCGGCCACCTGGCAGGGGCTGGCACTGGAAAGGCTCTCCCGCTTCGGACACCCGGACGCGGAAGCGCGGCGCGACGGCCTCGTCATCGGCTACGGCACCCCGTCGGACAGCGGCTGGGCGGGGGCGCTGGACGCGCTCTGCCGTGTGCTGCCCTGA
- a CDS encoding malate dehydrogenase: protein MTRTPVNVTVTGAAGQIGYALLFRIASGHLLGPDVPVNLRLLEIPQGLKAAEGTAMELDDCAFPLLRNIEITDDANVGFAGANVALLVGARPRTKGMERGDLLSANGGIFKPQGKAINDNAADDIKVLVVGNPANTNALIAQAAAPDVPAERFTAMTRLDHNRAISQLAAKTGAAVSDIKRLTIWGNHSATQYPDIFHAEIAGKNAAEVVNDEVWLADTFIPTVAKRGAAIIEARGASSAASAANAAIDHVHTWINGTAEGDWTSMGIPSDGSYGVPEGIISSFPVTTKDGKYEIVQGLDINEFSRARIDASVQELTEERDAVRELGLI from the coding sequence ATGACCCGCACTCCCGTGAATGTCACCGTCACCGGCGCGGCCGGCCAGATCGGCTACGCGCTGCTCTTCCGCATCGCCTCCGGCCACCTGCTCGGCCCGGACGTGCCGGTCAACCTGCGACTCCTCGAGATCCCCCAGGGTCTCAAGGCGGCCGAGGGCACTGCCATGGAGCTCGACGACTGCGCCTTCCCGCTCCTGCGCAACATCGAGATCACGGACGACGCCAACGTCGGCTTCGCCGGTGCCAACGTCGCCCTCCTCGTCGGCGCCCGCCCGCGCACGAAGGGCATGGAGCGCGGCGACCTGCTGTCCGCCAACGGCGGCATCTTCAAGCCGCAGGGCAAGGCCATCAACGACAACGCCGCGGACGACATCAAGGTGCTCGTCGTCGGCAACCCGGCCAACACCAACGCGCTCATCGCGCAGGCCGCCGCCCCGGACGTACCGGCCGAGCGCTTCACCGCGATGACCCGCCTCGACCACAACCGCGCGATCTCGCAGCTGGCCGCCAAGACCGGTGCCGCCGTCTCCGACATCAAGCGGCTGACGATCTGGGGCAACCACTCGGCGACCCAGTACCCGGACATCTTCCACGCGGAGATCGCCGGCAAGAACGCCGCCGAGGTCGTCAACGACGAGGTCTGGCTGGCCGACACCTTCATCCCGACCGTCGCCAAGCGCGGCGCCGCGATCATCGAGGCCCGTGGCGCGTCCTCGGCCGCCTCGGCGGCCAACGCCGCCATCGACCACGTGCACACGTGGATCAACGGCACCGCCGAGGGCGACTGGACCTCGATGGGCATCCCGTCGGACGGTTCCTACGGCGTCCCCGAGGGCATCATCTCCTCCTTCCCGGTCACCACGAAGGACGGGAAGTACGAGATCGTCCAGGGTCTGGACATCAACGAGTTCTCCCGTGCGCGCATCGACGCGTCCGTGCAGGAGCTCACCGAGGAGCGCGACGCGGTCCGCGAGCTCGGCCTGATCTGA
- a CDS encoding DUF3017 domain-containing protein encodes MGAGTSSGTSPAGGTHTDGPAEEAVMSEQAGPVGGAESHDADAAPPHAGAPARAERSAGTTASAGEEPSAGVDASSADANAAAGVEGADGTDGAPGTDAAVDTDGTAVDTDGTAVEGGGSGSTWAPPRRFSLTRDTARPEGGGRAAPGDAPAPARQWPLLTVLCTAGIGLLIVGTDPFDESFRYGSMLVGIALLAGAVLRWVVPSVGMLAVRSRFTDLVTYGLMGTLIVLIALMAQPKPWLSVPFLQDVVHFTIR; translated from the coding sequence ATGGGTGCTGGTACGAGTTCTGGTACGAGTCCGGCGGGCGGTACGCACACCGACGGTCCGGCCGAGGAGGCAGTGATGTCCGAGCAGGCCGGGCCGGTCGGGGGAGCCGAGTCGCACGACGCGGACGCCGCGCCCCCGCACGCCGGTGCGCCCGCCCGGGCGGAGCGGTCCGCCGGGACGACCGCGTCCGCGGGTGAGGAGCCGTCCGCTGGTGTGGATGCGTCGTCTGCCGATGCGAATGCGGCCGCCGGTGTGGAGGGGGCTGACGGTACGGACGGGGCTCCCGGTACGGACGCGGCAGTGGACACCGACGGGACCGCAGTGGACACCGACGGGACCGCAGTGGAGGGCGGGGGCAGTGGTTCGACCTGGGCGCCCCCGCGGCGCTTCTCGTTGACCCGTGACACCGCACGCCCCGAGGGGGGCGGCCGGGCCGCGCCGGGAGACGCGCCGGCACCCGCCCGCCAGTGGCCGCTGCTCACGGTGCTCTGCACCGCCGGGATCGGGCTGCTGATCGTGGGGACCGACCCGTTCGACGAGTCCTTCCGGTACGGCTCGATGCTGGTGGGCATCGCGCTCCTCGCCGGTGCGGTGCTCCGCTGGGTGGTTCCGTCGGTGGGCATGCTGGCCGTGAGGTCCCGCTTCACCGACCTCGTCACGTACGGGCTGATGGGCACCCTGATCGTGCTGATCGCGCTGATGGCGCAGCCCAAGCCGTGGCTGAGCGTCCCGTTCCTGCAGGACGTGGTCCACTTCACGATCCGTTAG
- the rocD gene encoding ornithine--oxo-acid transaminase, with the protein MSITETAIASAEAHSAHNYHPLPVVVASADGAWMTDVEGRRYLDMLAGYSALNFGHGNRRLIDAAKAQLERVTLTSRAFHHDRFADFCTQLAELCGMEMVLPMNTGAEAVETAVKTARKWGYRVKGLLEGTAKIIVAADNFHGRTTTIVSFSTDHEARADFGPYTPGFEVVPYGDLTALSEAMTDNTVAVLLEPIQGEAGVLVPPPGYLAGVREMTRERNVLFIADEIQSGLGRTGRTFACEHEGVVPDMYVLGKALGGGVVPVSAVVSSAAILGVFKPGEHGSTFGGNPLACAVALEVVAMLRTGEFQQRAAELGDHLHRELGLLTGGGAVEAVRGRGLWAGVDVSPALGTGREISEKLMDRGVLVKDTHGSTIRIAPPLVISKEDLDWGLDQLRGVLAG; encoded by the coding sequence GTGTCGATCACGGAAACCGCCATCGCCTCCGCCGAGGCGCACAGCGCGCACAACTACCACCCGTTGCCCGTCGTCGTCGCTTCGGCGGACGGCGCCTGGATGACCGATGTGGAGGGGCGCCGCTATCTCGACATGCTGGCGGGCTATTCCGCTCTCAACTTCGGTCACGGCAACCGGCGCTTGATCGATGCCGCCAAGGCCCAGCTCGAACGCGTGACGTTGACGTCCCGCGCCTTCCACCACGACCGTTTCGCCGACTTCTGTACCCAGCTCGCCGAACTCTGCGGCATGGAGATGGTCCTGCCCATGAACACCGGTGCGGAGGCGGTGGAGACGGCGGTGAAGACGGCCCGCAAATGGGGCTACCGCGTCAAGGGGCTCCTGGAGGGGACGGCGAAGATCATCGTTGCCGCTGACAACTTCCACGGCAGGACGACCACGATCGTCAGCTTCTCCACCGATCACGAGGCGCGGGCGGACTTCGGGCCCTACACACCGGGGTTCGAGGTCGTGCCGTACGGGGATCTGACCGCTCTGTCCGAGGCGATGACCGACAACACCGTTGCCGTGCTGCTGGAGCCGATCCAGGGCGAAGCGGGGGTGCTGGTGCCACCGCCGGGTTATCTGGCGGGCGTGCGGGAGATGACCCGTGAGCGGAACGTGCTGTTCATCGCGGACGAGATCCAGTCGGGCCTCGGCCGTACGGGCAGGACCTTCGCATGTGAGCACGAGGGTGTGGTGCCCGACATGTACGTGCTGGGCAAGGCACTGGGCGGTGGTGTCGTTCCCGTCTCGGCCGTGGTGTCGTCCGCCGCGATCCTGGGTGTGTTCAAGCCGGGGGAACACGGGTCGACGTTCGGGGGGAACCCGCTGGCGTGTGCGGTGGCCCTGGAGGTGGTCGCGATGTTGCGCACCGGCGAGTTCCAGCAGCGCGCGGCGGAGCTGGGTGACCACCTCCACCGCGAGCTGGGGCTTCTGACCGGTGGCGGCGCGGTGGAGGCCGTGCGCGGTCGAGGTCTCTGGGCCGGCGTCGACGTCTCCCCCGCCCTCGGTACAGGGCGGGAGATCTCCGAGAAGCTGATGGACCGCGGCGTTCTGGTCAAGGACACCCACGGCTCCACCATTCGCATCGCCCCGCCGCTGGTCATCAGCAAGGAGGACCTGGACTGGGGACTGGACCAGCTGCGGGGGGTCCTGGCGGGCTGA
- a CDS encoding DUF2079 domain-containing protein, which yields MLDLNKSETDAPEKASEGEAGEAAGPLHPAPLRPYLIAAVLLCAVYFLYAYVRFSHFQSPSWDLGIFEQEVRAYAGLHAPVVDIKGPGYLILGDHFSPVVALLVPLYWVWPSAVALLFAQAALFAVSAVVVGRTVQQILGGRAGLCATAAYGLSWGLQEAVKADFHEIAFAVPLIALVCRALLTGRWRAAVLWALPLVLVKEDLGVTVAVVGGLLAFYGRRLQGFLLAAFGVFSFALTVLVLIPAASSAGTYDYWKKIEEDGGQQVSPLDSLLGILDSSVKLEMLVFLVGITAFMALRSPLILLVLPTLGWRLLSQDSNHWGMVWHYSAILMPVVFLAMADGIRRSRGSKRPWLVSYANVAVPVAAAIAVALTQHLPFRELLRPETYRADARTHAAEEALRAIPAGARVETDITLMAHLTGDRTVYWIGGAPGTAPDVVAINLDFGWSRPIDDPVEYAQQLHPEARYRITREAGSFVVMERTTKAP from the coding sequence GTGCTTGATCTGAACAAGAGCGAGACCGACGCGCCGGAGAAGGCATCCGAAGGGGAAGCCGGCGAGGCCGCCGGCCCGCTCCACCCGGCACCGCTGCGCCCCTACCTGATCGCAGCCGTCCTGCTCTGCGCGGTCTACTTCCTCTACGCCTACGTCCGGTTCAGCCACTTCCAGTCGCCCTCCTGGGACCTCGGCATCTTCGAGCAGGAGGTGCGTGCGTACGCCGGTCTGCACGCCCCGGTCGTCGACATCAAGGGCCCCGGCTATCTGATCCTCGGCGATCATTTCAGCCCCGTGGTGGCGCTCCTCGTCCCGCTCTACTGGGTGTGGCCGTCGGCCGTCGCCCTGCTGTTCGCGCAGGCCGCACTGTTCGCCGTCTCCGCCGTCGTCGTCGGGCGCACGGTCCAGCAGATCCTGGGCGGCCGCGCAGGCCTCTGCGCCACCGCCGCCTACGGGCTGTCCTGGGGCCTCCAGGAAGCGGTGAAGGCCGACTTCCACGAGATAGCCTTCGCCGTACCGCTGATCGCACTCGTCTGCCGCGCCCTGCTCACGGGGCGCTGGCGGGCGGCCGTCCTGTGGGCGCTGCCCCTGGTCCTCGTCAAGGAGGACCTCGGAGTCACCGTCGCGGTCGTCGGAGGCCTGCTCGCCTTCTACGGGCGCAGGCTCCAGGGCTTCCTGCTGGCGGCCTTCGGTGTGTTCTCCTTCGCGCTGACCGTCCTGGTGCTCATACCGGCGGCCAGCAGTGCGGGGACGTACGACTACTGGAAGAAGATCGAGGAGGACGGCGGGCAGCAGGTGTCCCCGCTCGACTCCCTGCTCGGCATCCTCGACTCCTCGGTCAAGCTGGAGATGCTCGTCTTCCTGGTCGGCATCACCGCCTTCATGGCGCTGCGGTCCCCGCTGATCCTTCTCGTGCTGCCCACCCTGGGCTGGCGTCTGCTCTCGCAGGACTCCAACCACTGGGGCATGGTCTGGCACTACAGCGCGATCCTGATGCCGGTCGTGTTCCTGGCCATGGCGGACGGCATCCGGCGCAGCCGGGGCTCGAAGCGGCCCTGGCTCGTCTCGTACGCGAACGTCGCCGTCCCCGTCGCCGCCGCGATCGCCGTCGCGCTGACCCAGCACCTCCCGTTCCGTGAGCTGCTCCGTCCCGAGACCTACCGCGCGGACGCCCGCACCCACGCGGCCGAGGAAGCGCTGCGTGCCATCCCCGCCGGCGCACGGGTGGAGACCGACATCACGTTGATGGCGCACCTCACCGGCGACCGCACGGTCTACTGGATCGGCGGGGCGCCCGGCACGGCGCCCGACGTCGTCGCGATCAACCTGGACTTCGGCTGGTCGCGCCCGATCGACGATCCGGTGGAGTACGCGCAGCAGCTCCACCCCGAGGCGCGGTACCGCATCACCCGGGAGGCCGGGTCGTTCGTGGTCATGGAGCGGACGACCAAGGCGCCGTGA
- a CDS encoding helix-turn-helix domain-containing protein, with protein MPRWKPLPEELDPQLREFTGQLRRLVDRGGLSLAAVADRTGYSKTSWERYLNGRLLAPRGAVIALAEVTGTQQNHLTTMWELAERAWSRSEMRHDMTMEAIRISQARAALGEAGVAPAPTGAARHAASGTGASPAAGPGGETRDAWRAAFVPTQRGTLPRIPQQPRAGTVPALGPSTGRPYADGDPWDAGPTHGDRSDAVPADAAPPGAVSSVAVPSVAVPSVAVPAGGEKKRGGRPRTAALVAGVVGALLLTAAAVLLTDRGGDRGGEGDAPGSVAAAPSTGSSATTTRAQLPAGVECSGVACTGQDPEAMGCGGRFAGTVARATVGAGVVEVRYSETCGAAWARITRGAAGDTVTITAGQAEETGAVDADAAADAYTPMVAVRKPSDAKACATLASGTTGCTGPE; from the coding sequence ATGCCTCGTTGGAAGCCGCTGCCGGAAGAACTCGATCCGCAGCTGCGGGAGTTCACCGGTCAGCTGCGCAGACTCGTCGACCGCGGCGGTCTGAGCCTGGCCGCCGTCGCCGACCGCACGGGCTACAGCAAGACGTCCTGGGAGCGTTATCTGAACGGCCGGCTGCTCGCCCCGCGAGGGGCGGTCATCGCGCTCGCCGAGGTGACGGGTACCCAGCAGAACCATCTGACGACCATGTGGGAACTGGCCGAGCGGGCCTGGAGCCGCTCCGAGATGCGCCACGACATGACGATGGAAGCGATCAGGATCTCCCAGGCGCGCGCGGCTCTCGGCGAGGCGGGCGTGGCCCCCGCACCCACGGGTGCCGCACGCCACGCGGCGTCCGGCACCGGTGCGTCCCCCGCCGCCGGACCGGGAGGAGAGACCCGCGACGCGTGGCGGGCGGCCTTCGTGCCCACCCAGCGCGGCACCCTTCCGCGGATTCCGCAGCAGCCGCGAGCGGGGACCGTACCCGCGCTGGGTCCCTCGACGGGCAGACCGTACGCGGACGGTGACCCGTGGGACGCAGGCCCGACGCACGGTGACCGGTCGGACGCTGTCCCGGCGGATGCGGCTCCTCCGGGTGCCGTTTCGTCGGTCGCGGTCCCGTCGGTCGCGGTCCCGTCGGTCGCGGTTCCGGCGGGCGGGGAGAAGAAGCGGGGCGGACGTCCCAGGACGGCCGCGCTCGTCGCGGGGGTGGTCGGCGCGCTCCTGCTGACAGCCGCCGCCGTGCTGCTCACCGACCGGGGCGGCGACCGAGGCGGGGAGGGCGACGCCCCCGGCTCCGTCGCCGCGGCACCCTCGACAGGGTCGTCGGCCACCACCACCAGGGCGCAGTTGCCCGCAGGGGTGGAGTGCAGCGGCGTCGCGTGCACCGGGCAGGACCCCGAAGCGATGGGCTGCGGTGGCCGGTTCGCCGGCACCGTGGCGAGGGCGACGGTCGGCGCAGGCGTCGTCGAGGTCCGCTACAGCGAGACCTGCGGGGCGGCGTGGGCCCGCATCACCCGGGGCGCCGCGGGTGACACCGTGACGATCACCGCCGGACAGGCCGAGGAGACCGGGGCCGTGGACGCCGACGCCGCTGCGGACGCGTACACCCCGATGGTCGCCGTGCGGAAGCCCTCCGACGCCAAGGCCTGCGCGACGCTCGCGTCCGGGACGACGGGGTGCACCGGGCCGGAGTAG
- a CDS encoding glutathionylspermidine synthase family protein, protein MERRTTEPRPGWQQTVEEQGLIYPLTRYPDGSLRPYWDESAYYVFSLPEVEALEEVVEELHAMCLAAAAHIVENDRFAALGITDARLTGLIAESWRRRAELPSIYGRFDLRYDGTGPAKMLEYNADTPTSLVEAASPQWFWMEDRFPGADQWNSLHERLVEAWRKQAPLLPPGPLHFAHSDGDELGEDLMTVAYLRETAAQAGIDTQALSVERIGWDRLSGRFVDERLRFIRSCFKLYPWEWLATDHFGPHVLDTLDNGGGTGSTCWIEPAWKMLLSNKALLAILWELYPGHPNLLPAYLDGPRELAGADGAGYVAKPLLGREGAGVTLHEPGSAPVRRDEPCCYQELAPLPDFAGNRVVLGAWVVGDEAAGLGIRESAGPITDEYARFLPHVIL, encoded by the coding sequence ATGGAACGCCGCACCACCGAGCCGCGTCCCGGCTGGCAGCAGACCGTCGAGGAACAGGGGCTGATCTACCCCCTCACGCGCTATCCGGACGGATCACTGCGCCCGTACTGGGACGAGAGCGCCTACTACGTCTTCTCGCTGCCCGAGGTCGAGGCGCTGGAGGAGGTCGTGGAGGAACTCCACGCCATGTGTCTGGCCGCCGCCGCGCACATCGTCGAGAACGACCGCTTCGCCGCTCTCGGCATCACCGACGCCCGCTTGACCGGCCTGATAGCCGAGTCCTGGCGGCGCCGCGCCGAACTCCCCTCCATCTACGGCCGTTTCGACCTCCGGTACGACGGGACCGGGCCGGCGAAGATGCTGGAGTACAACGCCGACACCCCCACGTCACTGGTCGAGGCCGCCAGCCCCCAGTGGTTCTGGATGGAGGACCGCTTCCCGGGCGCTGACCAGTGGAACTCCCTCCACGAACGCCTCGTCGAGGCGTGGAGGAAGCAGGCCCCCCTCCTTCCTCCCGGCCCCCTGCACTTCGCCCACTCCGACGGCGACGAACTGGGTGAGGACCTGATGACCGTGGCCTATCTGCGGGAGACCGCAGCCCAGGCCGGCATCGACACCCAGGCCCTCTCCGTCGAGCGGATCGGCTGGGACCGGCTGTCCGGCCGCTTCGTCGACGAACGGCTCCGCTTCATCCGCAGCTGCTTCAAGCTCTACCCCTGGGAATGGCTGGCGACGGACCACTTCGGGCCGCACGTGCTGGACACCCTCGACAACGGCGGTGGCACCGGAAGCACCTGCTGGATCGAACCCGCCTGGAAGATGCTCCTCTCCAACAAGGCGCTCCTGGCCATCCTCTGGGAGCTGTACCCCGGTCATCCCAACCTGCTCCCCGCCTACCTCGACGGTCCCCGCGAACTGGCCGGGGCCGACGGCGCGGGATACGTCGCCAAGCCTTTGCTGGGCCGTGAGGGTGCCGGGGTCACACTTCACGAGCCCGGCAGCGCACCGGTACGACGGGACGAGCCCTGCTGCTACCAGGAGCTGGCACCGCTGCCCGACTTCGCGGGCAACCGCGTGGTGCTCGGTGCCTGGGTGGTGGGTGACGAGGCCGCGGGGCTCGGCATACGGGAATCGGCAGGACCGATCACGGACGAATACGCCCGGTTCCTGCCCCACGTCATCCTCTGA